One window of the Eucalyptus grandis isolate ANBG69807.140 chromosome 6, ASM1654582v1, whole genome shotgun sequence genome contains the following:
- the LOC104449652 gene encoding uncharacterized protein LOC104449652, giving the protein MLDPTRQRDNLRLTNHIHVSGDGALDYSSRARKTAESYANYRATAQTNICDFRSKTNADEDSGVCTPPLWQSSPPGSPQRHPSGGGGNLYRSLSPSSRTQAIARGQMELMEMVRNMPETCYELSLKDLVELPRARQELNTMAVIQRDGGAKRQHNNRRADGSNNKGQMMGRSGSIDNGGFLLKMVFPIPWGSSKKKKDNTGNNFSKVSPRPSMDGPANAGVEKEWWKKRNSVSGDSESVDSSLNAGSMKSSSSSSSRCNSSSGSKRHGNGGCCSFLWTNKIESRK; this is encoded by the exons ATGCTCGACCCGACCCGGCAAAGAGACAACCTCAGGCTAACCAACCACATCCATGTCTCCGGCGATGGTGCCCTCGACTACAGTTCCCGGGCTCGAAAGACCGCCGAAAGCTATGCAAACTACAGGGCTACTGCTCAAACCAACATTTGCGACTTCCGCAGCAAGACGAACGCAGACGAGGACTCCGGGGTATGCACGCCGCCTCTGTGGCAGTCGAGCCCTCCGGGGAGCCCGCAGCGCCACCCCAGTGGCGGGGGTGGCAACCTTTACCGGAGCTTGTCGCCCTCGTCAAGGACGCAGGCAATTGCTCGTGGGCAAATGGAGCTCATGGAGATGGTGAGGAACATGCCGGAGACGTGCTACGAGCTTTCTCTCAAAGACCTTGTCGAGTTGCCGAGGGCTCGGCAAGAGCTCAACACCATGGCGGTGATCCAAAGGGACGGGGGCGCCAAGAGACAGCACAATAACAGGAGAGCTGATGGGAGCAATAATAAAGGGCAAATGATGGGGAGGAGTGGAAGCATCGACAATGGTGGCTTCTTGCTTAAAATGGTGTTCCCAATTCCTTGGGgctcaagcaagaagaaaaaggacaatACAGGCAATAACTTTAGCAAGGTCTCGCCGAGGCCCTCGATGGATGGACCGGCGAACGCCGGGGTCGAGAAGGAGTggtggaagaagaggaattccGTGTCGGGCGACAGCGAGAGTGTTGATTCGAGCTTGAACGCCGGAAGCATgaagagcagcagcagcagcagcagcagatgCAACAGCTCGAGTGGCAGCAAGAG GCATGGGAATGGAGGGTGCTGCTCGTTTCTTTGGACAAACAAGATTGAATCACGCAAGTGA